The segment CGCGGTGGAGATGGCGAAGCGCAATCCCGAGGTCCAGCGCCTGACCGACTCGGCCGCCCGCGCCACCGCGCCGCGCCTCTTCGCGGGGCGCGACGACGTGATGGCCAGCGCCGAGCTCGCCGCGTATCTCGGCGACCTTGCCGATCAGCACAAGGTGTGGATGCAGGACGCCACGACGCGCCCCGGGACCACGTCCCCGGCCGGCGTGCGCACCTTGCGGGTCGAGATTCGCGCCGAGTCGGACTTTGAAGGGTTGTTGGAATTCCTTCAGGCGCTCGAGCAGGGGAGCAAGCTGGTGCGAGTCGAGCGCCTCGAGGTGTCCCAGGCGTTGAGCGGCCCCGGGAATGAGGACGCCGAGACACTCACCATTGTCGCGTCGATCAGCGGATATGCCTTGCCAGACTCGACGGCGACGACCTCGCCGGCCCGACCTGACGTGGCGAGGCGCCCGTGAGCGGCCTGATGGAAGTGCGCAGTGCCCCCGCGGTGCGGTGGGCGGCCCTCGGCGTGGTGGCGGCGTTGCTTGTCATGGCGTGGACGGCACGGCGGATGTGGCAGGTGACCGACGTGCCGGCCGCACCGCCGGGAGCGATGCTCTCGACGGAGGCGCTCAACGCACCGGCCCGCCCGGAATCGGTCGACGTCGACGCGGCCGTCTCGCTCGATCTCTTCAATCCGGACCGCATGGCACCGGTCGCGCGTTATCGGTTGCCCAGTGACCCGGCGGCAGTCGCGTCCGACACGCCGCCACCGGCCCGACCGGTCGTGCTCGGCACCGCGATCGCCTCCGACGGGTCGAGTTTCGCGACCTGTCAGCTCGAATCGTCACGGCTGCTGATGGTGCGGGTCGGTGACAAGGTGGGTGTATACCTCGTGAAGGCCATCGAGCGCGGGCGCGTCGTCTTCCAGACGCCGGCCGGCGAACGTCTCGAGATTCAAGCGCTTCGACCCGGGAGTTGATCGTGCCCGTACCCGCTCGCCTTGCCAGCCTCCTGCTTCTCGCCGTGGTGCCCTCGCTGCCGGGGCAGAATCCGCCGCGACGGCCACCCGCGACCACGCCGGCCCCGGCGCCTGTCCCAAGTGTGGCGCTCGACTTCCAGGACCAGGACCTGCGCACCGTCCTCGCCGCGCTGGCCGAGGCTGGTGGCGTGAATGTGTCGCTGAGCAACATCCCGGCGACCAAGGTCACGCTGCGCATGGGGAAGGCGGTCGATCGGGCCGAGTTCGCCGCGATGCTCCGCGCGGTGGCGGAGGCCAATGACCTCAAGGTCGCCACCGCGGGCTCGCTGATGCAGATCAGCGGGACGCCGCAGGTCATCGGTCCGACGGTGCAGCAGCAGGCGCGGCTCGATGCGGCGGCCGCCGAGATGAAGCTCTACACCTTCCGACTCAAGCACACGTCGGCGACGCAACTCGCGCCGGTGCTGACGGCGCTCTTCTCGGGCGGCTCGATCAGCACCCAGAACGCGGCGGCGCGCGGTGCGGCCGGGCAGGGCGGCCGAGGCGCCGCGGCCACCCAGGGCGTGACGGTGGTGCAGGGCGGCGGTCGTGGCGCGGCGGGCCAGGCGCAGCAGCAGCAGGCCAACCCGCTGCAAGGGCTCCAAGCGCTCTTCGGGGGCAATCAGGCCGTGACCAACGAGGTGCGCATCGTCGGCGAGGAGAGCAGCAACGCGCTGCTGATCCGCGCCACCGCCGCCGACTGGGTCTTGATCCAGCAGGTGCTGGCCGCCGTGGACTTGCGGCCGCTCCAGGTCCTGATCGAGGTGACCATTGCCGAGGTGGCCCGCAACACTGACCTCAACGTCGGCGTCTCCGGTACGGGGACTCGGACGAAGGGGAATTCCGCCGACTCAGCGTCGATGCCATCGGCCGCCACAGCCCGCGACTTCATCCTGAAGCTGACTGGCGGCAACGGGACGATCGACTACAACGTGGCGCTCAACGCGCTGCAGACGCGCGGTGACGTGCGGGTGTTGTCGCTGCCGGTGATCATCGCCCAGAACAACCGTGAGGCGGTGCTCAACGTGGGCGAACAGCGGCCGTTCGTGCAGGTGTCGCAGAGCATCCAGACCGGTGCCACCCCGACCACCGTGCAGACGATCACCTATCTCGACGTCGGCACCGTGCTGACGATCACGCCGACGATCAACCCCGACGGCTACGTCAACCTGACCGTCTCGCAGACCGACAACAATGCGACCAACGAGGTGGCGTTCAACGCCCCGGTGATCAGCAAGCGCGAGCTGACCACCCAGGTCTTCCTCAAGGACGGGCAGACGACGGTGATCGGCGGGCTGGCAGGGAAGAGCAGCAGCAAGACCGAGTCGGGCATTCCGATCCTCAGCAAGATTCCGCTCATCGGCAAGTGGCTCTTCGGCAACGTGCGCGAGACGTCGAATACCTCGGAGCTGTTCCTCTTCCTCACCCCGCACGTGATCTTCACCGACGTGGACATCGACCAGTTGCGGCGGTCGGTTGAAGATGGAAGCGAACTGCTCAAGCAGGTGCCGACCGGC is part of the Gemmatimonadota bacterium genome and harbors:
- a CDS encoding type II secretion system protein GspD, giving the protein MPVPARLASLLLLAVVPSLPGQNPPRRPPATTPAPAPVPSVALDFQDQDLRTVLAALAEAGGVNVSLSNIPATKVTLRMGKAVDRAEFAAMLRAVAEANDLKVATAGSLMQISGTPQVIGPTVQQQARLDAAAAEMKLYTFRLKHTSATQLAPVLTALFSGGSISTQNAAARGAAGQGGRGAAATQGVTVVQGGGRGAAGQAQQQQANPLQGLQALFGGNQAVTNEVRIVGEESSNALLIRATAADWVLIQQVLAAVDLRPLQVLIEVTIAEVARNTDLNVGVSGTGTRTKGNSADSASMPSAATARDFILKLTGGNGTIDYNVALNALQTRGDVRVLSLPVIIAQNNREAVLNVGEQRPFVQVSQSIQTGATPTTVQTITYLDVGTVLTITPTINPDGYVNLTVSQTDNNATNEVAFNAPVISKRELTTQVFLKDGQTTVIGGLAGKSSSKTESGIPILSKIPLIGKWLFGNVRETSNTSELFLFLTPHVIFTDVDIDQLRRSVEDGSELLKQVPTGARIVPKADTIGLPVIRRPDSTAVRRPVGGGTP